One Thalassotalea atypica DNA window includes the following coding sequences:
- a CDS encoding histidine kinase, with amino-acid sequence MDPFIKLTAKLTNPAIQVEDKLKEICIVTSQLIQGADRVSLWVFSGEFDRIESLICFDRVNGSFESGAILSKSDFNDYFNGILNQKVINAPDARAHELTKCFNEAYFEPLDIQSLLDFVLHQDFIASGVICCESVGKITYWSDENIESLKRIARVSSMYFKIGSEP; translated from the coding sequence ATGGATCCATTTATAAAATTAACCGCTAAATTGACTAATCCTGCAATACAGGTTGAAGATAAATTAAAAGAGATTTGTATAGTTACCTCTCAGCTAATACAAGGAGCGGACAGAGTTAGCTTATGGGTGTTTTCAGGAGAATTTGACCGCATTGAGTCATTGATTTGTTTTGACAGAGTCAATGGCTCATTTGAATCTGGGGCAATATTAAGCAAATCAGATTTCAATGACTACTTTAATGGTATTTTGAATCAAAAGGTGATTAATGCGCCTGATGCTAGAGCGCATGAGCTAACAAAGTGCTTTAATGAAGCCTATTTTGAACCGTTAGATATACAGTCGTTACTCGATTTTGTTTTGCATCAGGATTTTATTGCATCGGGTGTAATTTGCTGTGAAAGTGTTGGTAAAATCACGTATTGGTCAGATGAAAATATTGAATCACTCAAGCGCATTGCTAGAGTGAGCTCAATGTATTTCAAAATAGGGTCTGAGCCATAG
- a CDS encoding DUF885 domain-containing protein, protein MNRLFSAIATIGLALFSTVTLAHKSDFNEQMHTLSQKYFELRPIIASYYGLDDKDAGQGIMEKSSYFDQTTEQARRESVKALIAELRQIDQSKLTDKERISLRLIETEISSAYKPATIVEYGSILGEYGAWFLPYPISHLSGVHVEFPAYMVDKFAVSNDEQAKAYLTRLNDYDDVIDSVISKIEHDRKLGVVPPDFVINKTINNLRLQNEFSPEDHALVTSMVEKLEKATSTNKADYIAATIKAVKTSFYPANEKLIASLEALKPYASHKAGIGHLPNGKALYAAMITHLSDTTLTAEQVHQLGLDEVARITAEMDVLLKNVGYDKGTVGERMTVLLNDPKYLYPNTPEGKAKLIADIKKDLALANEKLPQWFGLLPDQDVAVKAVPAHLAASTSGAFYDAPSQDGSRLGTYWISLNDTSALPSYSLQTLTYHEANPGHHLQTIVGLSDDLPILNTIFYSNAAGEGWALYAERLAAEMGIYENDPIDDIGRLQSEMHRAVRLVVDSGMHGLGWSREKAIDYSIKTEGIHISEATSEVERYTVWPGQALGYKLGELKIVELRAKAKAALGDKFDIKAFHDQIIEDGALPLNLMEEKINQWLLKQSDE, encoded by the coding sequence ATGAATCGTCTGTTCAGTGCCATCGCCACAATTGGCCTTGCACTTTTTAGTACTGTCACCCTCGCACACAAGAGCGATTTCAACGAACAAATGCATACGTTATCGCAAAAATACTTTGAACTCCGCCCTATTATTGCCAGCTATTACGGCCTTGATGATAAAGATGCGGGCCAAGGTATTATGGAGAAATCGAGCTATTTTGATCAAACCACAGAGCAAGCGCGACGTGAATCAGTAAAAGCATTGATTGCTGAGCTGAGACAAATTGACCAAAGCAAGCTGACCGATAAAGAACGTATTAGTTTAAGGTTAATCGAAACGGAAATTTCTTCGGCCTACAAACCGGCAACCATAGTCGAGTATGGCTCTATTTTAGGTGAATATGGCGCTTGGTTCTTACCTTACCCTATAAGCCATTTATCGGGTGTTCATGTTGAATTTCCTGCCTACATGGTGGATAAGTTTGCGGTCAGTAATGACGAGCAAGCGAAAGCTTATCTGACCCGTCTGAACGATTATGATGATGTGATTGATAGTGTCATATCAAAAATTGAACATGATAGAAAACTAGGTGTTGTTCCGCCTGATTTTGTCATTAACAAAACCATCAATAACTTGAGACTTCAGAACGAGTTTTCTCCTGAAGATCATGCCCTAGTGACGAGCATGGTTGAAAAACTAGAGAAGGCAACATCGACTAACAAAGCAGACTATATCGCAGCTACGATTAAAGCAGTTAAAACCAGTTTTTATCCTGCCAACGAAAAGCTTATTGCGAGCTTAGAAGCCCTTAAACCTTACGCGTCTCATAAAGCAGGTATTGGTCATTTACCCAACGGTAAAGCACTATATGCAGCGATGATCACGCACCTAAGTGATACAACATTAACAGCTGAACAGGTGCATCAACTTGGGCTAGATGAAGTGGCGCGCATCACCGCAGAAATGGATGTGTTATTAAAAAATGTTGGCTACGATAAAGGCACTGTCGGTGAGCGTATGACGGTATTGTTAAATGATCCTAAATATCTCTACCCAAACACCCCAGAAGGTAAAGCCAAACTGATCGCTGATATCAAAAAAGATTTGGCGCTTGCTAATGAAAAATTGCCGCAATGGTTTGGTTTATTACCGGATCAAGACGTGGCAGTAAAAGCTGTACCGGCTCATTTAGCGGCATCTACCAGTGGTGCTTTTTATGACGCACCATCGCAAGATGGCTCACGCTTGGGCACCTATTGGATATCATTAAATGACACCTCTGCTTTGCCCTCTTATTCATTGCAAACGCTGACCTATCATGAAGCAAACCCTGGACATCATTTACAAACCATTGTTGGTTTATCGGATGATCTACCTATTCTAAACACCATATTTTATTCAAATGCCGCGGGAGAAGGCTGGGCACTTTATGCTGAGCGTTTAGCTGCAGAAATGGGCATTTATGAAAATGACCCCATTGATGATATTGGTCGACTGCAGTCTGAAATGCATCGAGCGGTACGATTAGTGGTGGATAGCGGTATGCATGGATTAGGTTGGAGTCGAGAAAAAGCGATAGATTACTCCATCAAAACGGAAGGTATTCATATTTCTGAAGCGACCAGTGAAGTTGAACGCTATACCGTATGGCCAGGTCAAGCCTTAGGTTACAAGCTGGGCGAGCTCAAAATTGTTGAGTTAAGAGCCAAAGCAAAAGCTGCATTGGGCGATAAATTTGATATTAAAGCATTCCATGATCAAATTATTGAAGATGGTGCCTTGCCGCTTAATTTGATGGAAGAAAAAATCAATCAATGGTTATTAAAGCAGTCCGATGAATAG
- a CDS encoding 3-hydroxybutyrate dehydrogenase, translated as MLKGKVALITGSTSGIGLATAHVLAGEGVNLILHGLLDPEEGDKLAQHFSVQYKINAIFDDADLRNPLAIQQFIDRAQFELGTIDILINNAGIQHTEQTASFPLNKWNDIIAINLSAAFHTIQKSLPGMQVNQWGRIINIASVHGLVGSKNKSAYCAAKHGIVGLTKVVALECAEQGITVNAICPGWVDTPLINKQISDIAARDNVELAQAKYNLVTAKQPQPEMMEPKQIGEFILFLCSDSARSITGASLPMDGAWTAQ; from the coding sequence ATGCTTAAAGGTAAAGTCGCACTGATCACCGGTTCAACCAGTGGTATCGGTTTGGCAACCGCGCATGTACTGGCAGGTGAAGGTGTGAATTTAATTCTTCATGGCTTATTAGATCCTGAAGAAGGAGACAAATTAGCGCAACACTTTAGCGTGCAATATAAAATTAACGCCATTTTCGACGATGCCGATTTACGTAATCCATTGGCAATACAGCAATTTATCGACAGAGCACAATTCGAATTAGGCACAATTGATATTTTAATTAATAATGCTGGCATCCAACATACGGAGCAAACGGCAAGCTTTCCATTAAACAAGTGGAATGACATTATCGCGATCAACTTATCCGCCGCGTTTCACACCATTCAAAAATCTTTGCCCGGCATGCAAGTCAATCAATGGGGGCGAATCATCAATATCGCGTCAGTACATGGCTTGGTCGGCTCAAAAAATAAATCCGCTTATTGCGCTGCAAAACACGGCATTGTGGGGTTAACCAAGGTAGTGGCTCTAGAGTGTGCTGAACAAGGCATAACGGTTAATGCCATTTGTCCGGGTTGGGTGGATACGCCATTAATTAATAAGCAAATTTCTGATATCGCCGCCCGCGATAATGTCGAACTAGCACAGGCCAAATACAACTTAGTGACCGCAAAACAGCCGCAACCTGAAATGATGGAACCTAAACAGATTGGCGAATTTATTTTATTTTTGTGCAGTGATAGCGCTCGTAGTATCACAGGGGCTTCATTACCAATGGATGGGGCTTGGACGGCGCAATAG
- a CDS encoding alpha/beta hydrolase, translated as MRGVISPKLTAFLDQANQALAEAKESGISFSAERVRGSLKNLTTFLDEGPEIAHIEDKYLGDQRIPVRIYNPSPNETLPVLLHFHGGGHMCGDVEVYDPISRKLAIAARAIVICVDYRLAPEHPFPAGIDDCQYALEHYKKLLSGQKINEQLFIAGDSAGGAICTSLVMNNIDNDAVKIDKQVLIYPSVDYTMSLPSVEENGHGYLLERDKVVWYFQQYFQVSDLNDDIVKKASPLLGYFSSNMPESLVIVGGCDPLKDEGIAYAKALESAGVRVKCHQFPGMVHAFMLIENLVKEECEKTYQLISEFTQG; from the coding sequence ATGCGCGGAGTAATTTCACCTAAATTAACGGCGTTTCTAGACCAGGCAAATCAAGCATTGGCTGAGGCGAAAGAGTCAGGTATTTCGTTCAGCGCAGAGCGCGTCAGGGGGAGTTTAAAAAATCTTACAACCTTTTTAGATGAAGGCCCTGAGATTGCCCATATTGAAGATAAATACCTTGGCGATCAACGAATTCCCGTTCGTATTTATAATCCTTCGCCAAATGAAACATTGCCTGTATTGTTGCATTTTCATGGCGGCGGTCATATGTGTGGTGATGTAGAGGTGTACGATCCTATTAGTCGAAAACTAGCGATTGCTGCCCGTGCCATCGTTATTTGTGTGGACTATCGGTTAGCGCCAGAGCACCCATTTCCGGCCGGCATTGATGATTGCCAATATGCACTTGAACATTATAAAAAGTTACTTAGCGGACAAAAAATTAACGAACAGTTATTTATCGCAGGTGACAGTGCTGGCGGGGCAATTTGTACCAGCTTAGTGATGAATAATATCGATAATGATGCAGTCAAAATAGATAAGCAAGTTTTGATCTATCCCAGTGTTGACTACACCATGTCTCTGCCTTCAGTGGAAGAAAATGGCCATGGTTATTTATTAGAGCGGGACAAAGTTGTGTGGTATTTCCAGCAATACTTTCAGGTGTCCGATTTAAACGATGACATCGTTAAAAAGGCCTCCCCGTTATTAGGATATTTTAGTTCGAATATGCCAGAATCATTGGTTATTGTTGGTGGTTGCGATCCACTCAAGGATGAAGGTATTGCATATGCTAAAGCATTAGAAAGCGCCGGTGTCAGAGTTAAGTGCCATCAGTTTCCGGGAATGGTGCATGCGTTTATGCTGATCGAAAACTTAGTCAAAGAAGAGTGTGAAAAAACCTATCAACTGATCTCTGAGTTTACGCAAGGTTAG
- a CDS encoding MFS transporter: MKIGNKYLVEAIVFVSYVLFAMAWVGGTASMPQIMSSMQIDSLASASFISGAVTLAKIVGTFGAAWIAVKLGIKYAFFFSSVLITIGVLTPFVPNYELLLLSRFLMGLGGAFMIVYFNPIVLHWFSAKERPMINGLNAVAFNVGTAIILWQMPAINQMTGDWKASLVSFSIASLLLSLAWLLVRFDSNAKCESASDEKIVSYGYLQGLKDRFNWAYALTYSGLLTFYICLFTFYPKAGISQSKWVIGFGIVGTLAGIIYSKKVSLRIPVIRISGVIMTITIIGLSFSPVEWLQTLSAIVLGFFIFFPITALVSIPHEMKNMTSERITVIFSLFYSISYLVSTAVLWIFGKLVDLNQGDYHTSFILISLLSLTFFIGSFFLPETGRRQEDILCAE, from the coding sequence ATGAAAATAGGTAACAAATACCTCGTTGAAGCTATTGTTTTTGTTAGTTATGTCTTGTTTGCAATGGCGTGGGTAGGCGGTACAGCGAGCATGCCTCAAATCATGTCTTCGATGCAGATTGACAGTTTAGCGTCAGCCAGTTTTATCAGTGGTGCAGTCACCCTAGCTAAAATCGTTGGCACTTTTGGCGCAGCGTGGATTGCCGTCAAGTTAGGTATCAAATACGCGTTCTTCTTTTCGAGTGTTTTGATCACCATTGGCGTGCTAACACCATTTGTGCCGAATTATGAATTGTTGTTATTAAGTCGATTTTTAATGGGCTTAGGTGGCGCCTTTATGATTGTGTATTTCAATCCCATTGTGCTGCATTGGTTTTCTGCTAAAGAACGGCCGATGATCAATGGCCTTAATGCCGTTGCCTTTAACGTGGGGACTGCCATAATTTTGTGGCAGATGCCGGCAATTAACCAAATGACAGGTGATTGGAAAGCGAGTTTAGTGAGCTTTTCCATTGCCAGTTTATTGCTTAGCCTAGCCTGGCTACTCGTGCGCTTTGATTCTAATGCAAAATGTGAATCTGCCAGCGACGAAAAGATAGTTTCATACGGCTACTTGCAAGGATTAAAAGACAGATTCAATTGGGCCTATGCCCTGACCTATTCTGGTTTGCTGACCTTCTATATTTGTTTATTTACCTTTTACCCGAAAGCGGGTATTAGCCAAAGTAAGTGGGTGATTGGCTTTGGTATCGTTGGTACGCTGGCGGGCATTATCTACAGCAAGAAAGTGTCGTTGCGTATTCCGGTCATTCGCATATCAGGAGTGATCATGACAATTACCATAATTGGTTTATCTTTTAGCCCAGTCGAGTGGCTACAAACATTATCGGCTATTGTGCTTGGCTTCTTCATTTTCTTTCCTATCACAGCACTGGTGTCAATTCCGCATGAAATGAAAAACATGACCAGCGAACGTATTACCGTGATATTTAGTTTGTTTTACTCTATCAGCTACCTTGTTTCTACCGCGGTGTTATGGATTTTTGGCAAGTTAGTCGACCTTAATCAGGGCGACTATCACACGTCTTTTATACTGATTTCGTTACTAAGTTTGACGTTTTTTATTGGCAGTTTCTTCCTACCAGAAACGGGTCGTAGACAGGAGGACATATTATGCGCGGAGTAA
- a CDS encoding hybrid sensor histidine kinase/response regulator, whose protein sequence is MLVWLSLDTWFITFLSIAYLVLLFIVAHWGQNQSTENWTCKPWVYSLSLGVSCSTWAFYGTVGQAATTGAWIAPIYIGSILCLVLAWPMLHKMLLIIKQQNLTSLADFIAFRYDRSPKIAATVSLIALVGIIPYIALQLRAISTSFDLLTGTYQSGISTAFVVTLVLIIFSILFGTRQIAANKQNQGLVLAIAFSSIVKLLALTAIGIFATFFVFDGFNDLLAQRENIKPATQSNTVYLTVAQVILGAITIFILPQQFHMMMIENHDEQELRTARWLYPVYLILINIFILPIAIAGQLTFPGGSVDPDTYVLTIPLFYQQAWLGIVVYIGGLAAATSMVIVSAIVLSTIFVAEVLTPLILKFKLFSSPQAPKFSGALLNLRRSSIALILLLAFIFERFVDQHNHLATIGLLSFVLLSQFAPAAIGALYWRKANTKGAFSGLIVGSLLWLYTLLLPSLMPDSTWVQQGLLGLTWLKPTALFGINFLDSTSHGVFYSLLANLLCYVFVSLASHRSVGEQLQAEYFVNKTQGQVERDLSLNDLYSLLLRFIDKDSADKLTAYANTLDKHSESSKRKLVDYTRLQLSSVLGSASTRMVMKAASTSQEMPLEDVVSIVDEANEIFRFNRELLQSGVENIEQGISVVDADMRLVAWNQRYIELLNYPEGFVSAGKPIKDLIAFNIAQGVITGAEQEELIARRIDHMRKGNSHSFQRTMPNGLVLEIKGQPMPGGGFVSTFSDITAHIEAEKALQQANETLEKRVEQRTLALKQAKAEAEAANSSKTRFLAAASHDLMQPFNALTLFTSMLKRKVQGEELSLLATNIDDSLNVVEALLSDLVEISRLDNNSESKEQRDFALDELLLPLKNEFTVLAEQDGIEFRYQHSSCVVHSDKRMLRRIVQNFLSNAVHYCQDKHGDKSGLTSKILLGVRHNKDNVRIEVWDNGPGIATEQQIKIFEEFERLEQTREVPGLGLGLAIAERMASLLGLNISVKSELGKGTVFMIDVPRVQHLQAASTPALEPSTDKSVDDFANLSVLLVDNDVLMLKAMTSQLKDWGCDVYSATDVNSANAALGEMAKPPHFIIADYHLDNNANGVDLVAELLKSRQWDIPCMICSADPSEQVRQHTSNENYVFLRKPVKPLALKRFIKQVT, encoded by the coding sequence TTGTTAGTTTGGCTTTCTCTAGATACTTGGTTTATCACCTTCCTTTCTATTGCTTACCTCGTGTTGCTGTTTATTGTCGCTCACTGGGGGCAAAATCAGTCAACTGAAAATTGGACATGCAAGCCTTGGGTTTATAGTCTGTCACTGGGCGTAAGCTGCAGCACCTGGGCGTTTTACGGTACGGTAGGCCAAGCCGCCACCACGGGTGCTTGGATCGCTCCAATATATATTGGTTCGATATTGTGCTTGGTGCTAGCATGGCCAATGTTGCACAAAATGCTGCTGATAATTAAACAGCAAAACCTCACCTCACTTGCTGATTTTATCGCCTTTCGATATGACCGTTCACCAAAAATAGCGGCAACGGTTTCCTTAATCGCACTGGTTGGCATTATTCCTTATATTGCCTTGCAATTACGGGCGATCAGCACCAGCTTTGATTTACTGACCGGCACCTATCAATCGGGCATCAGCACCGCGTTTGTCGTGACATTAGTACTGATCATTTTCAGCATTTTATTTGGCACCCGCCAAATAGCAGCCAATAAACAAAACCAAGGCTTAGTACTCGCCATTGCTTTTAGTTCAATAGTGAAGTTATTGGCATTAACGGCTATCGGCATTTTCGCAACATTTTTTGTCTTTGATGGCTTTAATGATTTACTCGCTCAACGGGAAAACATCAAACCCGCAACACAAAGCAACACCGTATACTTAACGGTAGCCCAGGTAATACTAGGTGCGATTACGATTTTCATCTTGCCTCAACAATTCCACATGATGATGATTGAAAACCATGATGAGCAAGAGCTAAGAACCGCACGTTGGCTTTATCCTGTTTATCTGATCCTGATTAATATTTTTATATTACCCATCGCCATTGCTGGGCAATTAACCTTTCCAGGTGGCAGTGTCGACCCCGATACTTATGTATTAACCATACCATTATTTTACCAACAAGCTTGGTTGGGTATTGTTGTTTATATCGGCGGCTTAGCGGCCGCAACCAGTATGGTGATTGTCTCGGCGATAGTGCTCAGTACGATATTTGTCGCTGAGGTATTAACGCCATTAATCCTCAAATTTAAATTGTTTAGCTCGCCACAAGCACCTAAGTTTTCAGGCGCTTTATTGAACCTAAGACGCAGCTCGATAGCGCTCATTTTATTACTGGCTTTTATTTTTGAGCGTTTTGTTGATCAGCACAATCATTTGGCTACCATCGGCTTACTGTCATTCGTTTTGCTATCACAATTTGCCCCTGCAGCTATTGGCGCGCTGTACTGGCGCAAAGCAAACACAAAAGGCGCATTCAGTGGGTTAATTGTTGGTAGCTTGCTATGGTTATATACCTTGTTATTGCCGTCATTGATGCCCGATAGTACTTGGGTACAACAAGGGCTATTAGGACTGACTTGGTTAAAACCAACCGCATTATTTGGTATCAATTTCCTTGATAGCACCAGCCACGGCGTTTTTTATAGTTTATTGGCCAACCTGCTTTGTTATGTGTTTGTTTCGCTAGCAAGTCATCGCAGCGTTGGTGAGCAACTGCAAGCGGAATATTTTGTTAATAAAACCCAGGGCCAAGTAGAGCGCGACTTATCCCTGAACGATTTGTACAGTTTACTACTGCGCTTCATTGATAAAGACAGCGCCGACAAGCTCACTGCTTATGCCAATACATTAGATAAGCACAGTGAATCTTCAAAACGAAAATTAGTCGACTACACCCGCCTACAATTGTCGAGTGTACTCGGCTCAGCATCAACACGCATGGTAATGAAGGCTGCTTCAACCTCGCAGGAAATGCCGCTCGAAGATGTCGTTAGTATTGTGGATGAAGCCAATGAAATATTTCGCTTTAATCGAGAATTACTGCAATCGGGGGTGGAGAATATCGAGCAAGGGATCAGTGTGGTGGATGCCGATATGCGCTTGGTCGCATGGAATCAACGCTATATCGAGTTACTTAATTATCCTGAAGGGTTCGTTTCGGCAGGTAAACCGATTAAAGATCTTATTGCATTTAATATTGCCCAAGGGGTGATCACCGGCGCAGAACAAGAGGAGCTGATTGCTCGCCGAATTGATCATATGAGAAAAGGCAATAGTCACTCATTTCAGCGGACAATGCCTAATGGCTTAGTGCTTGAAATAAAAGGGCAACCGATGCCCGGTGGCGGCTTTGTCAGTACCTTTTCTGACATTACCGCGCATATTGAAGCTGAAAAAGCCCTGCAACAAGCCAATGAGACACTGGAAAAGAGAGTCGAACAACGAACGCTAGCGTTAAAACAAGCCAAAGCCGAGGCAGAAGCCGCAAACAGCAGTAAAACCCGATTTTTAGCGGCAGCCAGCCATGATTTGATGCAACCTTTCAATGCATTGACCTTATTTACCTCAATGTTAAAACGGAAAGTACAAGGTGAAGAATTATCATTGCTCGCCACTAACATTGACGACTCATTAAATGTTGTCGAAGCCTTATTGTCAGATTTGGTGGAAATTTCGCGGCTTGATAACAACTCAGAATCAAAAGAGCAAAGAGACTTCGCCTTAGACGAGCTATTACTGCCCCTTAAAAATGAGTTCACCGTGTTAGCAGAGCAAGACGGTATTGAATTTCGCTATCAACACAGTAGTTGTGTTGTCCATTCTGACAAGCGCATGTTACGCCGCATTGTCCAAAATTTCTTATCCAATGCGGTGCATTATTGTCAGGACAAACACGGTGATAAATCGGGATTAACCAGTAAGATTTTACTCGGTGTTCGTCACAACAAAGATAATGTTCGTATTGAAGTCTGGGACAACGGACCCGGCATAGCCACTGAGCAACAAATAAAAATATTTGAAGAGTTTGAACGTTTAGAGCAAACCAGAGAAGTGCCCGGCCTAGGGCTAGGATTAGCGATTGCAGAGCGGATGGCATCCTTATTAGGGCTAAATATTTCAGTTAAATCTGAGTTAGGTAAAGGCACAGTGTTCATGATTGATGTGCCTCGCGTACAACACCTTCAAGCAGCCTCTACACCGGCACTTGAACCAAGCACGGATAAATCAGTGGATGATTTTGCCAACTTGTCAGTACTACTGGTTGATAACGATGTATTAATGCTCAAAGCAATGACTTCGCAATTAAAAGATTGGGGCTGTGATGTTTATAGCGCAACAGATGTTAACTCTGCGAACGCCGCACTAGGTGAAATGGCAAAACCACCTCATTTTATCATTGCTGATTATCATCTCGATAACAATGCCAACGGCGTTGATTTAGTCGCCGAATTGTTAAAATCAAGACAATGGGATATTCCTTGTATGATTTGCTCTGCCGACCCGTCTGAACAAGTCAGGCAGCATACCAGCAATGAAAATTATGTCTTCTTGAGAAAACCGGTCAAACCGTTAGCATTAAAACGCTTTATTAAGCAAGTTACTTAA
- a CDS encoding VOC family protein produces the protein MISHTTLGTNNLEKAALFYVDIIAAMGGTQIYKSDSVIFWEFEGGSSKLALTVPFDGQPATHGNGTMVAFTLPNIDKVNEIYSMALKLGASSEGEPGERNGGAYYGAYFRDLDGNKIAIFHR, from the coding sequence ATGATTTCTCATACAACTTTAGGTACCAACAACCTTGAAAAAGCAGCGCTATTTTATGTCGACATAATAGCTGCAATGGGTGGTACTCAGATATATAAATCAGATAGCGTCATTTTTTGGGAATTTGAAGGGGGTAGTTCAAAATTAGCTCTTACTGTTCCGTTTGATGGTCAGCCAGCAACTCATGGTAATGGAACAATGGTTGCTTTTACCCTACCTAATATAGATAAAGTCAACGAGATCTATTCAATGGCCTTAAAGTTAGGGGCGAGTAGCGAAGGTGAGCCTGGAGAAAGAAATGGCGGCGCTTATTACGGCGCGTATTTTAGAGACCTAGATGGTAATAAAATAGCTATTTTTCATCGGTGA
- a CDS encoding response regulator gives MSESKVIIADDHPLFRTALKQAIIECIDDAQTLEAECFSDLLTAIERNPSLEIVFLDLHMPGNNGFTGLTQLQNHYPDLVVIMVSSDDNNDTMQKAINFGAAAFIPKSADLQMISTAIDCVLEGDIWLPECVENNVDQQTLIAHRRLAKQLAQLTPQQYIVLTQIADGQLNKQIAYDLDIKETTVKKHVSAILSKLEVNNRTLAGLAYQELMLTLPENDGDLQSA, from the coding sequence ATGTCAGAATCAAAAGTTATTATTGCCGATGATCACCCGCTGTTTCGCACTGCGCTGAAACAAGCGATTATCGAATGCATAGATGATGCGCAAACATTGGAAGCCGAGTGCTTTAGTGATTTATTAACGGCGATAGAGCGTAACCCCAGTTTGGAGATTGTTTTTCTCGACCTACATATGCCGGGTAATAATGGTTTTACTGGCTTAACGCAATTGCAAAACCACTACCCTGATCTGGTCGTGATCATGGTCTCTTCTGACGACAACAATGACACCATGCAAAAAGCGATTAACTTCGGCGCCGCTGCGTTTATTCCGAAATCAGCTGATCTACAAATGATTTCAACAGCAATAGATTGTGTACTTGAAGGTGATATTTGGTTACCTGAGTGCGTTGAAAACAATGTTGATCAACAAACCTTGATTGCTCATCGTCGGCTAGCGAAACAATTAGCCCAGCTCACTCCACAGCAATATATTGTCTTGACTCAAATCGCCGATGGCCAGTTAAACAAACAAATTGCGTACGACTTGGACATTAAAGAAACGACAGTGAAAAAACATGTTTCGGCAATTTTATCGAAGCTAGAAGTGAATAATAGAACATTAGCAGGGCTTGCTTATCAAGAGTTAATGCTAACCCTACCTGAAAATGATGGTGATCTACAAAGCGCTTAG